A genomic region of Planococcus kocurii contains the following coding sequences:
- the putP gene encoding sodium/proline symporter PutP, giving the protein MTDATYQIIALSVYLGAMLYIGWYAYRKTANLSDYMLGGRGLGPAVAALSAGASDMSGWLLLGLPGAIYVGGLVEVWIAIGLTVGAFLNWYFVAPRLRIYSFVTSDSITIPSFLENRLKDKSRLLRIASGIIILIFFTFYVSSGMVASGLFFQSSFGMDYHLGLVLGSIVVVAYTLFGGFLAVSYTDFVQGIMMVLALIAVPVVGIFATGGFGETAASIREVDPNMLSLVSGASTIGVISAVAWGLGYFGQPHIIVRFMAIKTLKEVRVARRIGMSWMIFSLLGATATALIGIAYFQQNPSATLVDPESVFLDLSQILFHPLVAGFVLAAVLAAVMSTISSQLIVSSSALIEDLYKIFFKKEASAKGYVSLGRIAVAAIAIIAAALAWKQNNTILDLVAYAWAGFGAAFGPIILLSLFWRKLTSKGALAGMIVGAVTVIVWKLVGTKPEDPGATEMTNFIGSVYEIIPGFFLCLLVTWLVSLVTYKPDAEIEKEFDETVRLINEDK; this is encoded by the coding sequence ATGACAGATGCAACTTATCAAATCATTGCTTTATCTGTTTATCTAGGTGCCATGCTATACATTGGCTGGTATGCTTACCGAAAAACTGCCAACTTATCCGACTACATGCTTGGTGGCAGGGGTCTTGGACCAGCAGTAGCCGCACTTAGTGCCGGTGCATCGGATATGTCTGGATGGCTGTTACTTGGCTTACCGGGTGCCATTTATGTAGGTGGATTAGTTGAGGTATGGATTGCTATTGGACTAACGGTAGGTGCCTTTTTAAACTGGTACTTTGTAGCGCCACGTCTCAGAATTTACTCATTTGTTACTAGTGACTCGATTACGATCCCAAGCTTTTTGGAGAATCGTCTGAAAGATAAATCACGGTTGTTACGAATTGCTTCGGGTATTATTATTTTGATCTTTTTCACATTTTACGTTTCGTCTGGTATGGTAGCTTCAGGCTTATTTTTCCAGAGTTCATTCGGAATGGACTATCATTTAGGGCTTGTCTTAGGTTCGATTGTTGTTGTCGCCTATACCTTGTTTGGCGGATTTCTGGCGGTCAGCTACACAGATTTTGTACAAGGAATTATGATGGTTCTGGCGCTAATTGCCGTACCAGTAGTAGGTATTTTTGCTACAGGTGGATTTGGTGAAACCGCTGCAAGTATTCGCGAGGTAGATCCGAATATGTTGAGCTTGGTTTCTGGCGCTTCGACAATCGGCGTTATTTCTGCAGTTGCTTGGGGCCTTGGTTACTTCGGTCAACCCCATATCATTGTTCGTTTTATGGCGATTAAAACATTGAAGGAAGTTCGTGTAGCGCGCCGCATTGGGATGAGCTGGATGATTTTCAGTCTTCTCGGAGCAACTGCAACAGCGCTTATCGGGATTGCTTATTTCCAGCAAAATCCTTCAGCGACGTTAGTAGATCCTGAATCTGTGTTTCTTGACTTGAGCCAAATTTTGTTTCATCCATTAGTGGCAGGTTTTGTACTAGCTGCAGTTTTGGCCGCTGTTATGAGTACGATTTCTTCTCAGCTTATCGTAAGTTCTTCAGCGCTTATTGAAGATTTATACAAAATTTTCTTTAAAAAAGAAGCATCAGCTAAAGGATATGTATCACTTGGCAGAATTGCTGTTGCAGCGATTGCCATCATTGCAGCCGCTCTAGCATGGAAACAAAATAATACTATTTTAGATCTAGTTGCTTACGCATGGGCAGGGTTTGGTGCTGCTTTTGGACCAATCATTTTGTTGTCACTATTCTGGCGCAAGCTAACTTCAAAAGGTGCATTGGCAGGAATGATTGTCGGCGCTGTAACAGTTATCGTTTGGAAATTAGTTGGTACAAAACCAGAAGATCCTGGAGCTACTGAAATGACGAATTTCATAGGCAGTGTTTATGAAATCATTCCTGGTTTCTTCTTGTGCTTACTCGTGACATGGCTTGTGAGTCTCGTTACTTACAAACCAGATGCAGAGATTGAGAAAGAGTTTGATGAAACGGTTCGATTAATCAACGAAGACAAGTAA
- a CDS encoding BCCT family transporter, with the protein MNKKLVTNPVFLISTAVIIALVILGAVTPVKFEEVAGTLFSFTTLNFGWFYLLAVFFITLFLVAIALSKYGRIRLGADSDRPEFPFFTWIGMLFSAGFGAGLVFWGVAEPMSHFFTTPFGNQAQTPEAARIAMGYSFFHWGISQWSVFAIVGLVIGFLQFRKKKPGLVSTALEPVLGSKPLIKNSIDSLAVIATVMGIATSLGLGVLQMNGGLSAVFGIDHAFPIQLGIIAVMFAAYTLSSSTGLKKGIAYLSNLNLGLALVLMTFVFIAGPTVFIMETFTLALGDYITNFVTYSLRLEPYADGDWVQGWTIFYWAWAIAWSPFVGAFVARVSRGRTIREFILGVLVIPPAIACLWIAVFGGTALWYDLNQGTGIAEAVNNDLTSALFQTFDVLPLTTIMSVLAILLIFTFLVTSADSATYILASMTSFGSLNPPTAFKIVWGVLMSAIAAVLLYAGGLQALQTASLISALPFTVLLVLMLWSFTKIIRSESPPIQESELQRFKRMEQETKKQHNK; encoded by the coding sequence ATGAATAAAAAGTTAGTAACAAATCCCGTATTTTTAATATCCACCGCAGTGATCATCGCACTTGTTATTTTAGGTGCAGTTACTCCTGTGAAATTTGAAGAAGTCGCTGGAACTTTATTTAGTTTCACTACCTTAAATTTTGGTTGGTTTTATTTGCTGGCTGTCTTTTTTATCACACTTTTCCTTGTAGCGATCGCATTATCTAAATATGGCCGCATTCGCCTTGGCGCTGATAGCGACCGACCCGAATTCCCTTTTTTCACTTGGATTGGCATGCTATTTTCTGCCGGTTTTGGTGCCGGACTCGTATTTTGGGGAGTTGCCGAACCAATGAGTCATTTTTTCACTACACCATTTGGAAATCAAGCACAAACTCCCGAAGCCGCAAGAATTGCGATGGGCTATTCTTTTTTTCACTGGGGAATTAGCCAGTGGTCAGTATTTGCTATCGTTGGACTTGTTATCGGCTTTTTACAATTCCGTAAAAAAAAGCCAGGTTTAGTTTCTACTGCTCTTGAACCTGTTCTCGGCAGTAAGCCTTTAATTAAGAACTCGATTGATTCTCTTGCAGTTATTGCCACTGTCATGGGAATCGCTACATCTCTTGGCCTCGGTGTCCTTCAAATGAACGGTGGATTGAGTGCTGTGTTTGGTATTGATCATGCTTTTCCTATACAACTCGGCATTATTGCTGTCATGTTCGCGGCTTATACCTTATCTTCTTCTACGGGACTTAAAAAAGGGATCGCTTACTTAAGTAATTTAAACCTTGGACTTGCACTCGTTCTAATGACATTTGTTTTTATCGCTGGACCGACTGTCTTCATTATGGAAACTTTCACGCTAGCGCTAGGTGACTACATTACAAATTTTGTCACTTATAGCTTGCGACTAGAACCTTACGCAGACGGTGACTGGGTACAAGGCTGGACCATTTTTTACTGGGCATGGGCAATTGCGTGGTCCCCGTTTGTCGGTGCATTCGTAGCACGTGTTTCTAGAGGACGGACCATCCGCGAATTTATATTAGGCGTACTCGTCATTCCGCCTGCTATTGCCTGCTTGTGGATCGCAGTTTTTGGTGGTACTGCACTTTGGTATGATTTAAACCAAGGTACAGGGATCGCCGAAGCGGTGAATAACGACTTAACGTCGGCCTTGTTCCAAACTTTTGATGTCTTGCCGCTGACGACCATTATGTCAGTTCTAGCAATTTTGCTGATTTTCACGTTCCTCGTGACTTCTGCTGACTCGGCAACTTATATTTTGGCTTCAATGACAAGTTTCGGTAGCTTGAACCCACCAACAGCGTTCAAGATTGTCTGGGGTGTGTTAATGTCTGCCATTGCTGCAGTGCTTTTGTATGCGGGCGGACTACAAGCTCTTCAAACAGCGTCTCTTATATCGGCCTTGCCATTTACCGTGTTACTCGTGTTAATGCTTTGGTCTTTCACCAAAATCATTCGTTCAGAATCACCACCGATTCAAGAATCTGAATTGCAACGATTCAAACGGATGGAACAAGAAACTAAAAAGCAACACAATAAATAA
- a CDS encoding VOC family protein produces the protein MKLDHIVHFVRENPQETVTYWQEKGIHAAKGGRHLNWGTENVLLYLKDCYIEWLSIEKEEVALQADHPLTHQLLYDQVGFGTICLRTDNIQVLNDDLRKQGMDTSGVLAAERQTESGELIKWKMLFIKEQVSDKLPAPFFIEWQKTDAQRYQKLRDNRSIQALNETLTIERCVFGVWDTEKATTAWKTILGGSLQLDNCLIEFRKTNHPKERLEKVCFKEGVNKFEFEQGQYRLPRL, from the coding sequence ATGAAGTTAGATCATATTGTTCATTTTGTTCGTGAAAATCCACAAGAAACCGTAACCTATTGGCAGGAAAAAGGAATTCATGCAGCAAAAGGTGGGCGACATTTAAACTGGGGAACGGAAAATGTCCTCTTGTATTTGAAAGATTGTTACATTGAGTGGCTGTCAATCGAAAAAGAAGAAGTGGCTCTGCAAGCGGATCATCCGCTTACGCACCAACTGCTCTATGACCAAGTTGGTTTTGGAACAATTTGTTTGCGCACGGATAATATTCAGGTTTTAAATGACGATTTGAGAAAACAGGGAATGGATACTTCTGGAGTGTTGGCAGCCGAACGTCAAACTGAAAGTGGAGAGCTGATCAAATGGAAAATGCTATTCATCAAAGAACAAGTCTCGGATAAATTGCCTGCTCCATTTTTTATCGAATGGCAAAAAACAGACGCTCAGCGCTATCAAAAGCTAAGAGATAACAGATCTATACAAGCGTTAAACGAAACCTTGACGATCGAACGTTGTGTATTTGGGGTTTGGGATACAGAAAAAGCGACCACTGCATGGAAGACGATTCTAGGTGGCAGCTTACAATTGGATAATTGTTTGATTGAATTCAGAAAAACAAATCATCCAAAAGAACGTCTGGAAAAAGTTTGTTTTAAAGAGGGTGTAAATAAGTTTGAATTTGAACAAGGGCAGTACAGGCTACCTCGCTTGTAA
- a CDS encoding DUF2188 domain-containing protein — protein sequence MPWNEDNYPESFKNLDSAVRHKAIEIANALLRDGYTEGRAIPIALDQAKKTEMGAEERPVYEIKKHEDGWQLKKKDSKRAILIEETKDSLMGEAKRYVTKNHGELHIYAADGSLSETLYESS from the coding sequence ATGCCGTGGAACGAAGATAATTATCCAGAATCATTTAAAAATCTTGATAGTGCTGTTCGTCATAAAGCAATAGAAATTGCCAATGCACTGCTTCGCGATGGTTACACAGAAGGTCGCGCGATTCCAATTGCCTTAGACCAAGCCAAAAAAACTGAAATGGGCGCTGAAGAACGACCTGTCTACGAAATCAAAAAACATGAAGATGGTTGGCAATTAAAGAAAAAAGACAGTAAAAGAGCGATTCTGATTGAAGAAACGAAAGATAGTCTAATGGGAGAAGCAAAGCGCTATGTTACAAAAAATCACGGAGAACTTCACATCTATGCAGCAGACGGATCACTGTCTGAAACTCTGTACGAATCATCCTAA